A genomic segment from Nitrospira sp. encodes:
- a CDS encoding Glucoamylase — translation MVRGMYHYGLIGNCHVSAHIHESGSVDWLCLPRPDSDPVFGRILDPNGGHFSISSPTDSTQVKTTQRYLPNTNILVTQVSTSKGDTFKITDFCPRFEQYGRLYRPAALFRIVEPLAGTPSIRVSCRPVTGWDKDYARGMRGNSHVRYDIRGEYLRLLTNMPLTYLYEERPFALTEKTYFALTWGLGIEDDLEKVSQEFLDQTARYWRMWVKDCSIPVLHQEEVIRSALALKLHCYEDTGAILAALTTSLPEEPGGPRNWDYRYCWLRDAYFSLTAFQNLGHFEEMEGFLKFLLNIAYTHEHSRERLAPVYTLSQDPPLPETEHQNWAGFQGSAPARSNNQAAEHIQNDVYGELVLALAPIFFDNRFYDLRTKDQEQLVANLARLCERTIAQPDAGLWEIRNGWREHSFSNLMCWAGLDRAHRMQQAGFLPSLTFDVDTARARAAQALLNATKDGALRNGPKDDTYDASMAQAPILGFPNRDVCEATMKHIAQELSVQAGGKDTGFYFRYLRTDDFGRPQSSFVICSFWVVQALARLGRMEEAQRIMAQVLTGANHLGLFSEHFVPETRTQLGNFPQAYSHVGLINAAFAVSPPWTTVL, via the coding sequence ATGGTCAGGGGCATGTACCACTACGGCCTGATCGGCAACTGCCATGTGTCCGCCCATATCCACGAAAGCGGGTCGGTCGATTGGCTCTGCCTGCCCAGGCCGGACAGTGATCCCGTCTTCGGCCGGATCCTCGATCCGAACGGGGGGCATTTTTCCATATCAAGCCCTACGGACTCGACTCAAGTCAAGACGACGCAACGCTATCTCCCCAATACAAATATTCTGGTGACCCAGGTGTCTACGTCCAAGGGAGACACCTTCAAGATTACGGACTTTTGCCCGCGCTTCGAACAGTATGGTCGCCTCTATCGGCCCGCCGCCCTCTTCCGTATCGTCGAACCGCTGGCCGGCACCCCATCGATCCGGGTGAGTTGCCGTCCCGTCACGGGATGGGACAAGGACTATGCCCGGGGAATGCGGGGCAACAGCCACGTCCGTTATGATATCCGCGGGGAGTACCTCCGGCTGTTGACCAACATGCCCTTGACCTATCTGTACGAGGAACGGCCCTTCGCCCTTACCGAGAAGACCTACTTCGCCTTGACCTGGGGCTTGGGTATCGAAGACGACCTGGAGAAAGTCAGTCAGGAATTTCTCGACCAGACGGCCCGCTACTGGCGCATGTGGGTGAAAGATTGCTCGATCCCGGTCCTGCATCAGGAAGAAGTCATCCGTTCGGCCTTGGCACTCAAACTCCATTGTTACGAAGACACGGGGGCCATCCTGGCAGCCCTGACCACCAGCCTGCCGGAGGAGCCGGGCGGGCCGCGCAATTGGGACTACCGCTACTGCTGGCTGCGCGACGCCTACTTTTCCCTCACGGCCTTCCAGAACCTTGGGCATTTCGAGGAAATGGAGGGGTTTCTCAAATTCCTGCTGAATATCGCCTATACCCACGAACATTCCCGGGAACGGCTGGCCCCGGTCTACACGTTGAGCCAGGACCCTCCACTGCCGGAAACCGAACATCAAAATTGGGCCGGTTTCCAGGGCAGTGCGCCGGCGCGCAGCAACAATCAAGCGGCGGAACATATCCAAAACGACGTTTACGGCGAGCTGGTCCTCGCGTTGGCACCGATCTTTTTCGACAACCGCTTCTACGACTTACGTACCAAGGACCAGGAGCAGCTCGTCGCCAACCTGGCTCGGCTCTGTGAACGGACCATCGCCCAGCCGGACGCAGGACTGTGGGAGATTCGCAACGGCTGGCGGGAACATTCATTCTCAAATTTGATGTGCTGGGCTGGGCTCGACAGGGCACACCGCATGCAACAGGCCGGATTCCTCCCCTCCTTGACGTTCGATGTCGACACGGCCCGCGCCAGGGCAGCGCAGGCGCTCCTGAACGCCACGAAAGACGGGGCCCTCCGTAACGGTCCTAAGGATGACACCTATGACGCCTCGATGGCCCAGGCGCCGATCCTCGGCTTTCCGAACCGGGATGTCTGCGAAGCGACGATGAAGCACATCGCACAGGAACTGTCCGTGCAGGCCGGCGGGAAAGATACGGGGTTTTATTTTCGCTATCTGCGGACCGACGATTTCGGTCGGCCGCAATCCAGCTTCGTCATCTGTTCCTTCTGGGTCGTCCAAGCCCTGGCACGGCTCGGCCGGATGGAAGAAGCGCAGCGGATCATGGCTCAGGTGCTCACCGGAGCCAATCACCTCGGGCTCTTCTCGGAACACTTCGTGCCCGAGACGCGCACCCAGCTCGGTAATTTCCCTCAAGCCTACTCCCACGTCGGCCTGATCAACGCCGCCTTCGCCGTCAGCCCGCCTTGGACGACGGTGCTGTAA
- a CDS encoding Type I restriction-modification system, DNA-methyltransferase subunit M, giving the protein MRNGGLKKSSKSISSIRSLSAFVKSICDVMRRSNCASALQYVPELTWILFLRILDAQEARDQEAAEAVGASFAPALRSPYRWQDWAAPPPKNEANKPGHPKTPEGKLFGWKRQALFAAGDGKLFDFINKDLLPHLHSLDVDPRTNLPRSGASPKQRIIGRIMTAVERVRVDSESNLRDILDKVDEISIDHLDDQHFFTLSQVYEDLLLKMGEKNSDGGQFFTPREVIRAMVHTVDPSLGQTVYDPCCGTGGFLAIAYEHIARKLGKSPASTDLDRLKHETFFGREKENLVFPIALANLVLHGIDRPNLWHGNALTKRATYAALFEQAPRQFDVILTNPPFGGKEGKDAQKNFAFETSATQVLFLQDILAELAPGGTCAMVLDEGLLFRTNESAFVETKRKLVDECDLWAIVSLPGGVFSTAGAGVKTNLLFFTKGKKTTRIWYYDLSPVKVGKKTPLTLAHFGFTPTGALLDDAALPVSLVAEWRTDESNSGKRFPSYARLLPQRGTPKGESRYSWTVDFAERRAKAREEMQPLLDGAAKIKAEVVDLKERLKRLKKNKAGTNALAALEAQIREKDKAARELESQAAAIDAAVFDLKAVNPNAVTLVDQRTPVEIIANIDAQGRIVAEALGRLKDLLAADAQGAQR; this is encoded by the coding sequence GTGAGGAATGGCGGGTTGAAGAAAAGCTCAAAGAGCATTTCCAGCATCCGTTCGCTTTCGGCCTTCGTGAAAAGCATCTGCGATGTGATGCGCCGGTCGAATTGCGCCAGCGCGTTGCAATACGTGCCGGAGCTGACCTGGATTCTGTTCCTACGCATCCTCGACGCGCAGGAGGCACGGGACCAGGAAGCAGCCGAAGCGGTGGGCGCAAGCTTCGCGCCAGCCTTGCGTAGCCCTTACCGTTGGCAGGACTGGGCTGCGCCGCCGCCCAAGAACGAGGCGAACAAGCCAGGCCATCCCAAGACGCCGGAAGGCAAACTCTTCGGCTGGAAGCGGCAGGCGTTGTTCGCGGCGGGCGACGGTAAGCTGTTCGACTTCATCAACAAAGACCTGCTGCCGCACTTACACAGCCTGGACGTGGACCCGCGCACCAATCTGCCCCGCAGCGGCGCCAGCCCGAAGCAACGCATCATCGGCCGCATCATGACGGCAGTGGAACGGGTGCGGGTGGATTCGGAATCCAACCTGCGCGACATCCTCGACAAGGTGGATGAGATCAGCATCGACCACCTCGACGACCAACACTTCTTCACCCTGTCGCAGGTCTACGAAGACCTGTTGCTGAAGATGGGCGAGAAGAACTCCGACGGCGGCCAGTTCTTCACGCCGCGCGAGGTCATCCGTGCGATGGTCCATACCGTGGACCCCTCGTTGGGGCAGACGGTCTATGACCCCTGCTGCGGCACCGGCGGTTTTCTCGCCATCGCTTACGAACACATCGCGCGTAAGCTGGGCAAGAGCCCCGCCAGCACCGATCTTGACCGACTCAAGCACGAGACCTTCTTCGGCCGTGAAAAGGAGAACCTGGTCTTTCCCATCGCGCTGGCCAATCTGGTCTTGCATGGCATCGATCGGCCCAACCTGTGGCACGGCAACGCGCTGACGAAGCGGGCTACCTATGCGGCGTTGTTCGAGCAGGCGCCCCGGCAGTTCGATGTGATCCTGACCAACCCGCCCTTCGGCGGCAAAGAGGGGAAGGACGCGCAGAAGAATTTCGCCTTCGAGACCAGCGCTACGCAGGTGCTATTTCTGCAGGACATTTTAGCGGAGCTGGCTCCCGGCGGCACCTGCGCCATGGTGCTGGACGAAGGGCTGCTGTTTCGCACCAATGAGAGCGCTTTCGTGGAAACCAAGCGCAAGCTGGTGGACGAGTGCGATCTCTGGGCGATCGTCAGCCTGCCGGGTGGCGTCTTTTCCACGGCTGGAGCGGGCGTCAAAACGAATCTCTTGTTTTTCACCAAGGGCAAGAAGACCACACGGATCTGGTACTACGATCTCTCGCCGGTGAAGGTGGGCAAGAAGACTCCGCTGACGTTGGCGCACTTTGGTTTTACTCCAACCGGAGCGCTGCTGGACGATGCGGCCCTGCCTGTTTCCTTGGTGGCGGAGTGGCGGACTGATGAATCGAACAGCGGCAAACGATTTCCGAGCTACGCCCGCCTCCTTCCGCAGCGAGGGACGCCCAAAGGCGAAAGCCGCTACTCTTGGACGGTGGACTTCGCTGAGCGCCGCGCGAAGGCGCGCGAGGAGATGCAGCCGTTGCTGGATGGGGCGGCCAAGATCAAGGCCGAGGTGGTGGATCTCAAGGAGCGGCTGAAGCGCCTCAAGAAAAATAAAGCCGGTACGAACGCGCTCGCGGCGCTGGAGGCTCAGATTCGCGAGAAGGACAAGGCCGCGCGTGAGCTCGAATCGCAGGCCGCTGCCATCGACGCGGCGGTGTTCGACCTCAAAGCGGTCAATCCGAACGCGGTGACCCTGGTCGATCAGCGCACGCCGGTCGAGATTATCGCCAACATCGACGCGCAAGGCCGCATCGTGGCAGAGGCGTTGGGGCGACTGAAAGACCTGCTGGCCGCGGACGCTCAGGGTGCACAGAGATAG
- a CDS encoding Type I restriction-modification system, specificity subunit S, with protein sequence MKMKLGDALVEIKGGIGAKWKDFPVYGATVDGLAPAKEPPGKNPEKYKPVTSGTIFYNPMRILIGSIAYVHETTLPGITSPDYVVFIGREGVVDTHYFYYWMRSPMGHECVLSLARGAVRERMLFARLAEAEVHLPDYEVQRQYSNILHAAQKESDLIKSSIRTQLDDLANLPHRIVAASFEVTV encoded by the coding sequence ATGAAGATGAAACTTGGCGATGCACTCGTCGAAATTAAGGGTGGGATTGGGGCTAAGTGGAAAGACTTTCCCGTATACGGAGCCACCGTGGACGGATTGGCTCCAGCCAAAGAACCCCCGGGAAAGAATCCAGAAAAATACAAGCCCGTCACTTCTGGGACTATTTTCTATAACCCGATGCGCATTCTAATCGGGTCAATCGCCTATGTGCATGAAACCACACTGCCTGGGATTACCAGTCCGGATTATGTCGTATTCATAGGAAGAGAGGGAGTAGTCGATACACACTACTTTTACTACTGGATGCGTTCACCCATGGGGCATGAATGTGTGTTGTCTCTTGCCCGAGGTGCCGTCAGAGAAAGAATGCTTTTTGCCAGGCTAGCAGAGGCCGAGGTTCATTTGCCCGACTATGAGGTTCAGAGACAATATTCGAATATTCTGCACGCTGCCCAGAAAGAATCTGACCTAATCAAATCGTCGATCAGGACCCAGCTTGATGACCTGGCTAATTTGCCTCATAGGATCGTGGCAGCATCCTTTGAGGTGACAGTGTGA
- a CDS encoding Type I restriction-modification system, restriction subunit R produces MSMNEADTRYHLIDPVLREKGYVSRECITLETVLTPPPVEPSGPKGRRRKGPGRTDYLLCVQVGDMPKALPVAVLEAKKEADDLLKGMQQARGYADTLRFEVKYVFATNGHRYGEYDRFTELINGPFQFSDFPAHPDLTARYAKDSGIDLTRPEAAMLFQADSAAWSQSRYYQDAAIRAAFAKLLRDGQAGNPPRVLLTLATGAGKTIIATNLLWRLAQAGQLPKPALFLCDRDELREQAYTKLKAAFGDNARIVRTEKGGNAAANSRIHIATYHTLGIDEEGDASFLTEHYGQDAFSVIIIDECHRSAWGKWSEVLRRNPHAIHIGLTATPRKLEESDKASKEDQDITANNRKYFGEPVYEYTLIQAQEDGYLAACEIVKRKASIDGATFTKEEVLRAGAKNIKTGKSLTEADLTKDEYTGKDFDDELFIELRTPKMCADLFTLLCENGGPEQKVIIFCTREIHADRVAQHMNNLYVRWCRENGQEPKDHYAFKCMGGANNGSDLIEPMRGSSERAFIACTVDLLEAGVDIERLNAVVFFRYLQSPIKFYQMVGRGTRIHEETQKYKFWLYDYTDVTSLFGTEFISKPPRPGGGGKSSGEGPDDGGEGDGPAVGEIGGQRVIVYPQGRFILTCREGRDLPIPVDDYRREMIRRVLSEAHNLDEFRQLWIEAQKRRSLIEHLLGDNFIPEVIRDIDQMTDFDLYDFFGHHGYHARALKRPERGELYLSGNQPWFADMDPKSAIVLKGLGHQFAAGGTDALETPALWEVPEIRLAGGLDALRTLGKPTQVVREAKQRLFGA; encoded by the coding sequence ATGAGCATGAATGAGGCGGACACCCGCTATCACCTCATCGATCCCGTCTTGCGCGAGAAGGGCTACGTCAGCCGCGAGTGCATCACGCTGGAAACCGTGCTCACCCCACCACCCGTTGAACCGAGCGGGCCTAAGGGCCGACGCCGCAAGGGGCCGGGACGTACCGACTATTTATTGTGCGTCCAGGTGGGCGACATGCCGAAGGCTCTGCCCGTGGCCGTGCTCGAGGCCAAGAAGGAAGCCGACGATCTGCTCAAGGGCATGCAGCAGGCGCGAGGGTACGCCGACACGCTGCGCTTCGAGGTGAAGTATGTGTTTGCCACCAACGGCCACAGGTACGGTGAGTACGACCGCTTCACGGAATTGATCAACGGCCCGTTTCAGTTCAGCGATTTTCCCGCGCACCCGGATCTCACGGCGCGGTACGCGAAGGACAGCGGCATCGACCTGACCAGGCCCGAAGCCGCCATGCTGTTCCAGGCCGACAGCGCGGCATGGTCGCAGAGCCGGTACTATCAGGATGCGGCCATCCGTGCGGCCTTTGCGAAACTCCTGCGCGACGGACAGGCCGGTAACCCTCCGCGCGTGTTGCTCACGCTTGCCACAGGAGCCGGTAAGACGATCATTGCCACCAACCTCTTGTGGCGCCTCGCGCAGGCCGGGCAGCTACCCAAGCCCGCCCTGTTCTTATGCGATCGAGACGAGCTGCGCGAACAAGCGTACACCAAACTCAAGGCGGCATTCGGCGATAACGCTCGCATCGTCCGGACCGAGAAGGGCGGCAACGCGGCGGCCAACTCACGCATCCACATCGCGACCTATCACACGCTCGGGATTGACGAAGAAGGCGATGCCAGCTTCCTCACCGAACACTACGGCCAAGATGCCTTCAGCGTCATCATTATTGATGAGTGCCACCGTTCGGCTTGGGGGAAATGGTCGGAAGTGCTGCGGCGCAATCCCCATGCCATCCATATCGGCCTGACAGCCACCCCGCGCAAACTGGAGGAGTCGGACAAGGCCAGCAAAGAAGACCAGGACATCACCGCCAACAACCGCAAATACTTCGGCGAGCCGGTGTATGAATACACGTTGATTCAGGCTCAGGAAGACGGCTATCTGGCCGCCTGCGAAATCGTCAAGCGGAAGGCCAGCATCGACGGCGCCACGTTCACAAAGGAAGAAGTCCTTCGAGCCGGGGCCAAAAACATCAAGACCGGCAAGTCTCTGACCGAAGCCGATCTCACCAAGGACGAGTACACCGGCAAGGATTTCGACGACGAACTCTTCATCGAGCTGCGAACCCCTAAAATGTGCGCGGACCTGTTTACGCTGCTGTGTGAGAACGGCGGACCGGAACAAAAGGTGATCATCTTCTGCACCCGAGAAATCCATGCCGACCGCGTGGCTCAGCACATGAACAACCTCTATGTGCGCTGGTGTCGGGAGAACGGGCAGGAGCCCAAGGACCATTACGCCTTCAAGTGTATGGGCGGCGCCAACAACGGATCCGATTTGATCGAACCGATGCGCGGATCGAGCGAGCGGGCCTTCATCGCTTGCACCGTGGACCTGCTGGAAGCCGGGGTAGACATCGAGCGTCTGAATGCCGTGGTGTTCTTTCGTTATCTGCAGTCGCCCATCAAGTTCTACCAGATGGTCGGACGCGGCACGCGCATCCACGAAGAAACGCAGAAGTACAAGTTTTGGCTCTACGACTACACCGATGTCACCAGCCTGTTCGGCACGGAGTTCATCTCCAAGCCGCCGCGCCCCGGCGGCGGGGGCAAGAGCAGCGGCGAAGGGCCTGATGATGGCGGCGAAGGCGACGGCCCAGCCGTAGGAGAGATTGGCGGGCAGCGCGTCATTGTGTATCCACAGGGCCGGTTCATTCTCACCTGCCGCGAGGGACGGGACCTTCCAATCCCCGTGGACGACTACCGACGCGAGATGATTCGGCGCGTCTTGTCGGAAGCGCACAACCTTGACGAATTCCGCCAGCTCTGGATCGAGGCTCAGAAGCGCCGCAGCCTCATCGAGCACCTGTTGGGCGACAACTTCATCCCCGAGGTGATCCGGGACATCGACCAGATGACTGACTTCGACCTCTACGATTTTTTCGGCCACCACGGCTACCATGCCCGAGCGTTGAAGCGACCAGAGCGCGGCGAGTTGTACCTCAGCGGCAACCAGCCATGGTTTGCCGACATGGACCCCAAATCCGCCATCGTGCTTAAGGGCCTGGGTCACCAGTTCGCAGCCGGCGGCACCGATGCGCTGGAGACCCCGGCACTGTGGGAAGTGCCGGAGATCAGGCTGGCCGGCGGGCTGGATGCGTTGCGCACGCTCGGCAAGCCGACGCAGGTGGTGCGCGAGGCAAAGCAAAGACTTTTCGGAGCATAA
- a CDS encoding putative MFS-type transporter produces MEKAQTASIRWILAALSLSVLLSSIGTSIANVSLPTLAQAFGASFQQVQWVVLAYLLAVTTMVVSVGRLGDIIGRRRLLMAGVSLFTLASALCGSAPTLWFLLAVRAVQGLGAAIMMALTMAFVGDSVPQARVGRAMGLLGTMSAAGTALGPAIGGLLISAFDWPAIFLINVPLGLTILVLIHCYLPVDANRQQANQPRFDLVGTLVLATTLAAYALAMTVGRGSFGSRNIGLLVAALLGIGLFIVAESRAGSPLIRLALFRHALLCGSLSMSLLVSTVMMATLVVGPFYLSRTLGLSAGLLGLLLSVGPLFAALAGVPAGRLVDDVGAERMTRIGLIGIASGCFLLSVIPTALGIGGYVIPIVVITVGYALFQTANNTAVMMDIPPDQRGVISGLLNLSRNLGLITGASVMGALFTYASGITDITTAAPEAVATGMQVTFAVAGILILAALAIAVGSRAFATGPVPAQDASACR; encoded by the coding sequence ATGGAGAAAGCACAGACGGCTTCGATTCGATGGATTCTCGCCGCCCTCTCGTTGTCCGTGCTGCTGTCCTCGATCGGGACGAGTATCGCCAATGTGAGTCTGCCGACATTGGCGCAGGCCTTCGGCGCCTCGTTCCAGCAGGTGCAGTGGGTGGTGCTGGCCTATCTTTTGGCGGTGACGACGATGGTGGTCAGTGTCGGGCGGCTCGGTGACATCATCGGGCGTCGGCGGCTGCTGATGGCCGGCGTCTCCTTGTTCACCCTCGCATCTGCGCTCTGCGGAAGTGCGCCCACCCTGTGGTTCCTTCTCGCCGTCCGAGCGGTGCAGGGGCTGGGAGCCGCCATCATGATGGCCTTGACCATGGCCTTTGTCGGTGACTCGGTGCCCCAAGCCAGGGTCGGCCGTGCGATGGGGCTGCTCGGGACGATGTCGGCGGCCGGCACCGCACTGGGTCCCGCGATCGGTGGTCTGTTGATCTCAGCATTCGACTGGCCGGCGATCTTTCTCATCAATGTGCCGCTGGGCCTGACCATTCTGGTGCTTATCCATTGCTACCTCCCTGTCGATGCGAATCGGCAGCAGGCCAATCAGCCCCGCTTCGATCTTGTGGGGACCCTCGTGCTGGCGACCACCCTCGCGGCCTATGCACTGGCGATGACGGTTGGACGCGGCAGCTTCGGGTCACGCAACATCGGTCTACTGGTGGCTGCTCTACTCGGTATCGGCCTCTTTATCGTCGCCGAGAGCAGGGCCGGTTCACCATTGATCCGATTGGCACTGTTCCGGCATGCCTTGTTGTGCGGAAGCCTCTCCATGAGCCTGCTCGTCTCGACCGTGATGATGGCGACACTCGTGGTCGGGCCTTTTTATCTCTCGCGGACATTGGGACTGAGTGCAGGGCTGTTGGGGCTGCTGTTGTCGGTCGGTCCTCTCTTCGCCGCGCTGGCCGGGGTGCCGGCCGGCCGCCTGGTGGACGACGTTGGCGCCGAACGCATGACCCGCATCGGACTCATCGGGATCGCGTCCGGTTGTTTCCTGCTGTCCGTGATACCGACGGCACTGGGGATTGGTGGCTATGTCATTCCCATCGTGGTGATCACGGTCGGGTACGCATTGTTCCAGACGGCCAACAACACGGCGGTGATGATGGATATTCCTCCCGACCAGCGGGGCGTGATCTCCGGTCTGCTCAACCTCTCGCGCAATCTCGGGCTGATCACCGGCGCCTCCGTCATGGGCGCTCTGTTCACGTATGCCTCAGGGATAACCGACATCACCACGGCTGCTCCCGAGGCTGTCGCGACCGGGATGCAAGTCACGTTCGCCGTCGCGGGAATCCTCATCCTTGCCGCGCTGGCGATTGCGGTGGGCAGCCGGGCTTTTGCAACAGGGCCTGTGCCCGCTCAAGACGCCTCAGCATGCCGGTGA
- a CDS encoding Thiopurine S-methyltransferase, producing the protein MDAKFWHDRWASNEIGFHKSEANPLLVKYVDQLSLATGSRVFLPLCGKTLDIGWLLSRGYRVAGAELSAVAIEQLFVELGVTPTITNVGALDHYRAPQLDIIVGDIFTVTPEILGPVDAVYDRAALVALPQAMRARYAAHLTTLTAHVPQLLISFEYNQRAMDGPPFSVTEAEIRQHYGQRYDITVLTSLDVPDGLKGRCPATERVYLLRTERR; encoded by the coding sequence ATGGACGCAAAGTTTTGGCATGACCGGTGGGCAAGCAATGAGATCGGCTTTCACAAGAGCGAGGCGAACCCGTTGCTCGTGAAATATGTCGATCAACTGTCGCTGGCGACGGGCAGTCGCGTTTTTCTGCCGCTCTGCGGCAAGACACTCGATATCGGCTGGTTGCTGTCCCGCGGGTATCGGGTGGCCGGGGCGGAATTGAGTGCCGTGGCGATCGAGCAATTGTTCGTGGAGCTTGGCGTGACTCCGACGATCACGAACGTCGGCGCACTTGATCACTACCGTGCCCCGCAGCTCGACATCATCGTGGGCGACATCTTTACGGTGACGCCCGAGATACTTGGCCCGGTCGATGCCGTCTATGACCGGGCGGCTTTGGTGGCTCTGCCGCAAGCCATGCGGGCTCGATACGCCGCACATTTGACGACGCTCACGGCGCATGTACCGCAACTGCTCATCTCCTTTGAGTACAACCAGCGAGCGATGGACGGCCCGCCCTTTTCTGTGACCGAGGCGGAGATCCGGCAGCACTACGGTCAGCGATATGACATCACGGTCCTGACCAGCCTCGACGTTCCCGACGGCCTCAAGGGGCGCTGCCCGGCCACGGAACGTGTCTATCTGCTGAGAACGGAAAGGCGATAA
- a CDS encoding Transcriptional regulator, LysR family, with the protein MMGPCYHPAMSRPDLNLLVTLDVLLAEGSVARAARRLRLSPSAMSRALARLRATTGDPLLVRAGRGLVPTPRALELRERVGHLVQEAEAMLRPAEQLRLHTLAGTFTLRTSEGFVENFGAALLARVGKDAPGVRLRFIQKPDKDSAPLRSGSVDLETGVVEATTAQELRVQALFNDRLIGVVRRGHPLSQGTITPRRYAAGMHIAVSREGLTQGLIDDALEQAGLGRQIVAIVAGFATALALARASDLIATVPERHTGILRTGLYSFTLPISTPEFTVSLLWHPRLDGDLAHRWLRGCVREVCTEVLAPIPRSGKKKGPGESPGPY; encoded by the coding sequence ATGATGGGGCCGTGCTATCATCCCGCTATGTCGCGGCCCGATCTCAACCTCCTGGTAACGCTTGATGTGTTGTTGGCGGAAGGCAGCGTGGCTCGCGCCGCCCGACGGTTGCGGCTCAGCCCGTCGGCGATGAGCCGGGCGCTCGCCCGATTGCGCGCGACGACCGGCGATCCACTGTTGGTCAGGGCCGGACGCGGTCTTGTGCCGACACCGCGAGCGCTCGAACTCCGGGAGCGGGTCGGTCATCTCGTGCAGGAAGCGGAAGCGATGTTACGCCCGGCGGAACAGCTCCGTCTCCACACGCTCGCCGGAACGTTTACCCTACGAACCAGCGAAGGGTTCGTGGAGAACTTCGGGGCGGCTCTCCTTGCGCGCGTCGGCAAGGACGCGCCCGGCGTGCGGCTGCGCTTTATCCAGAAGCCGGATAAAGACAGCGCCCCGCTACGTTCTGGATCCGTCGATCTGGAAACCGGCGTCGTTGAGGCCACGACCGCTCAGGAGTTACGCGTACAGGCCCTGTTCAACGACCGGCTCATCGGCGTCGTCCGCCGCGGACACCCTTTGAGTCAAGGCACGATCACTCCACGCCGGTATGCGGCGGGCATGCACATCGCTGTCTCGCGGGAAGGCCTGACGCAGGGGCTCATTGACGATGCCTTGGAACAGGCGGGGCTGGGGAGGCAGATTGTGGCGATCGTCGCTGGCTTCGCGACGGCCCTGGCGCTGGCTCGCGCTTCCGACCTGATCGCCACCGTTCCCGAACGACACACCGGCATCTTGCGGACCGGCCTGTATAGCTTCACCCTCCCGATTTCGACGCCGGAGTTCACCGTATCCTTGCTCTGGCATCCGCGGTTGGATGGCGATCTCGCGCATCGCTGGTTGCGCGGCTGCGTGCGGGAGGTCTGCACGGAGGTTCTCGCCCCCATCCCTCGTTCAGGCAAGAAAAAAGGGCCCGGAGAGTCTCCGGGCCCTTACTGA